From one Anopheles bellator chromosome 1, idAnoBellAS_SP24_06.2, whole genome shotgun sequence genomic stretch:
- the LOC131210690 gene encoding uncharacterized protein LOC131210690 isoform X1 encodes MDKRAGLKLGLFCALLGVCTAVKIINLKVPSTYLLDQTSKTPDPLILDCEYEVDENEKGFVLKWLLDNQPIYQWIPSKNPFPFQSFKNRVDTSYVVSQEHMHKHRAMAIIKPLANFTGEYICIVQTYSGIDRKSAKLKIIVRESKFDLSYYLNGDGYITVDCHARDISPLPELQIRINDELFETENLKSVQGENGLFNVSISGRIRKDQLESPAMIECLLSIPETNYNKRRSTTYYARKTKSNNKPLPESHLRTTTTTVATTTTVEMLRAAPENLQKRGSNMTESNGASSLPVPLRTTTSLLATVVTILLIFATTLL; translated from the exons TGTGCACCGCAGTGAAAATTATCAACCTGAAAGTCCCGTCGACCTACCTGCTGGACCAGACCTCCAAAACGCCCGACCCGCTAATACTGGACTGCGAGTACGAGGtggacgagaacgagaaggGCTTCGTGTTAAAGTGGCTGCTAGACAACCAGCCCATCTATCAGTGGATTCCATCGAAAAATCCGTTCCCCTTT CAATCGTTTAAGAACCGGGTCGACACTTCGTACGTCGTGTCACAGGAGCACATGCACAAGCATCGAGCGATGGCGATCATCAAACCGCTGGCCAACTTTACCGGCGAGTACATCTGCATTGTCCAGACGTACTCCGGGATCGACCGGAAGTCGGCCAAGCTGAAAATCATCG TTCGGGAGAGCAAGTTTGACCTCAGCTACTACCTGAATGGAGACGGTTACATCACGGTTGATTGCCACGCACGAGACATATCGCCCCTGCCGGAGCTACAGATTCG CATCAACGACGAGCTGTTCGAGACGGAGAACCTCAAATCCGTCCAGGGCGAGAACGGTCTCTTCAACGTGTCCATCAGCGGCAGGATACGAAAGGATCAGCTCGAGTCACCGGCCATGATCGAGTGTCTGCTCTCGATACCGGAGACGAACTACAACAAACGCCGCTCGACGACGTACTACG CGCGCAAAACTAAATCTAACAATAAACCGCTTCCAGAATCGCATCTCAGaaccacgaccaccacggtggcgaccacgacgacggtggaaatGCTACGCGCGGCACCGGAAAACCTTCAGAAAAGGG GATCCAACATGACCGAGTCGAACGGGGCTAGCAGtcttccggtgccgctgcgAACGACCACAAGCCTGCTGGCGACCGTCGTGACGATTTTACTGATCTTCGCCACGACGCTTTTGTAG
- the LOC131210690 gene encoding uncharacterized protein LOC131210690 isoform X2: MDKRAGLKLGLFCALLGVCTAVKIINLKVPSTYLLDQTSKTPDPLILDCEYEVDENEKGFVLKWLLDNQPIYQWIPSKNPFPFQSFKNRVDTSYVVSQEHMHKHRAMAIIKPLANFTGEYICIVQTYSGIDRKSAKLKIIVRESKFDLSYYLNGDGYITVDCHARDISPLPELQIRINDELFETENLKSVQGENGLFNVSISGRIRKDQLESPAMIECLLSIPETNYNKRRSTTYYESHLRTTTTTVATTTTVEMLRAAPENLQKRGSNMTESNGASSLPVPLRTTTSLLATVVTILLIFATTLL, translated from the exons TGTGCACCGCAGTGAAAATTATCAACCTGAAAGTCCCGTCGACCTACCTGCTGGACCAGACCTCCAAAACGCCCGACCCGCTAATACTGGACTGCGAGTACGAGGtggacgagaacgagaaggGCTTCGTGTTAAAGTGGCTGCTAGACAACCAGCCCATCTATCAGTGGATTCCATCGAAAAATCCGTTCCCCTTT CAATCGTTTAAGAACCGGGTCGACACTTCGTACGTCGTGTCACAGGAGCACATGCACAAGCATCGAGCGATGGCGATCATCAAACCGCTGGCCAACTTTACCGGCGAGTACATCTGCATTGTCCAGACGTACTCCGGGATCGACCGGAAGTCGGCCAAGCTGAAAATCATCG TTCGGGAGAGCAAGTTTGACCTCAGCTACTACCTGAATGGAGACGGTTACATCACGGTTGATTGCCACGCACGAGACATATCGCCCCTGCCGGAGCTACAGATTCG CATCAACGACGAGCTGTTCGAGACGGAGAACCTCAAATCCGTCCAGGGCGAGAACGGTCTCTTCAACGTGTCCATCAGCGGCAGGATACGAAAGGATCAGCTCGAGTCACCGGCCATGATCGAGTGTCTGCTCTCGATACCGGAGACGAACTACAACAAACGCCGCTCGACGACGTACTACG AATCGCATCTCAGaaccacgaccaccacggtggcgaccacgacgacggtggaaatGCTACGCGCGGCACCGGAAAACCTTCAGAAAAGGG GATCCAACATGACCGAGTCGAACGGGGCTAGCAGtcttccggtgccgctgcgAACGACCACAAGCCTGCTGGCGACCGTCGTGACGATTTTACTGATCTTCGCCACGACGCTTTTGTAG
- the LOC131210690 gene encoding uncharacterized protein LOC131210690 isoform X4, whose amino-acid sequence MDKRAGLKLGLFCALLGVCTAVKIINLKVPSTYLLDQTSKTPDPLILDCEYEVDENEKGFVLKWLLDNQPIYQWIPSKNPFPFQSFKNRVDTSYVVSQEHMHKHRAMAIIKPLANFTGEYICIVQTYSGIDRKSAKLKIIVRESKFDLSYYLNGDGYITVDCHARDISPLPELQIRINDELFETENLKSVQGENGLFNVSISGRIRKDQLESPAMIECLLSIPETNYNKRRSTTYYGSNMTESNGASSLPVPLRTTTSLLATVVTILLIFATTLL is encoded by the exons TGTGCACCGCAGTGAAAATTATCAACCTGAAAGTCCCGTCGACCTACCTGCTGGACCAGACCTCCAAAACGCCCGACCCGCTAATACTGGACTGCGAGTACGAGGtggacgagaacgagaaggGCTTCGTGTTAAAGTGGCTGCTAGACAACCAGCCCATCTATCAGTGGATTCCATCGAAAAATCCGTTCCCCTTT CAATCGTTTAAGAACCGGGTCGACACTTCGTACGTCGTGTCACAGGAGCACATGCACAAGCATCGAGCGATGGCGATCATCAAACCGCTGGCCAACTTTACCGGCGAGTACATCTGCATTGTCCAGACGTACTCCGGGATCGACCGGAAGTCGGCCAAGCTGAAAATCATCG TTCGGGAGAGCAAGTTTGACCTCAGCTACTACCTGAATGGAGACGGTTACATCACGGTTGATTGCCACGCACGAGACATATCGCCCCTGCCGGAGCTACAGATTCG CATCAACGACGAGCTGTTCGAGACGGAGAACCTCAAATCCGTCCAGGGCGAGAACGGTCTCTTCAACGTGTCCATCAGCGGCAGGATACGAAAGGATCAGCTCGAGTCACCGGCCATGATCGAGTGTCTGCTCTCGATACCGGAGACGAACTACAACAAACGCCGCTCGACGACGTACTACG GATCCAACATGACCGAGTCGAACGGGGCTAGCAGtcttccggtgccgctgcgAACGACCACAAGCCTGCTGGCGACCGTCGTGACGATTTTACTGATCTTCGCCACGACGCTTTTGTAG
- the LOC131210690 gene encoding uncharacterized protein LOC131210690 isoform X3 codes for MDKRAGLKLGLFCALLGVCTAVKIINLKVPSTYLLDQTSKTPDPLILDCEYEVDENEKGFVLKWLLDNQPIYQWIPSKNPFPFQSFKNRVDTSYVVSQEHMHKHRAMAIIKPLANFTGEYICIVQTYSGIDRKSAKLKIIVRESKFDLSYYLNGDGYITVDCHARDISPLPELQIRINDELFETENLKSVQGENGLFNVSISGRIRKDQLESPAMIECLLSIPETNYNKRRSTTYYDPDAPPDGPESPGERNGTSAFGYSIGSNMTESNGASSLPVPLRTTTSLLATVVTILLIFATTLL; via the exons TGTGCACCGCAGTGAAAATTATCAACCTGAAAGTCCCGTCGACCTACCTGCTGGACCAGACCTCCAAAACGCCCGACCCGCTAATACTGGACTGCGAGTACGAGGtggacgagaacgagaaggGCTTCGTGTTAAAGTGGCTGCTAGACAACCAGCCCATCTATCAGTGGATTCCATCGAAAAATCCGTTCCCCTTT CAATCGTTTAAGAACCGGGTCGACACTTCGTACGTCGTGTCACAGGAGCACATGCACAAGCATCGAGCGATGGCGATCATCAAACCGCTGGCCAACTTTACCGGCGAGTACATCTGCATTGTCCAGACGTACTCCGGGATCGACCGGAAGTCGGCCAAGCTGAAAATCATCG TTCGGGAGAGCAAGTTTGACCTCAGCTACTACCTGAATGGAGACGGTTACATCACGGTTGATTGCCACGCACGAGACATATCGCCCCTGCCGGAGCTACAGATTCG CATCAACGACGAGCTGTTCGAGACGGAGAACCTCAAATCCGTCCAGGGCGAGAACGGTCTCTTCAACGTGTCCATCAGCGGCAGGATACGAAAGGATCAGCTCGAGTCACCGGCCATGATCGAGTGTCTGCTCTCGATACCGGAGACGAACTACAACAAACGCCGCTCGACGACGTACTACG ATCCCGACGCTCCTCCGGACGGCCCGGAGAGCCCCGGCGAGCGCAACGGAACGTCCGCCTTCGGTTACAGCATCG GATCCAACATGACCGAGTCGAACGGGGCTAGCAGtcttccggtgccgctgcgAACGACCACAAGCCTGCTGGCGACCGTCGTGACGATTTTACTGATCTTCGCCACGACGCTTTTGTAG